Genomic DNA from Anabaena sphaerica FACHB-251:
TGGCGTTAGCCATTTCTGATAAATATATATAATAAAGTTCATATCCCCGACTTCTATGATTAATATATCATTTATCGACAATATCAAAAAAAAGTCGGGGATCTTATTGATTATCCTAAATTTGCAGCTTTCCAGCTGGCTAAATCTGCTAAGGATCTATCTCGATAACGTCCATATTTTTCCGGTTTACTCTTGATTCTCACTCCCAAATCTGGGACAATGCCAAAGTTAGGAGCCATCGGTTGAAAATGCTTAGGTGCAGCTGATCTAATAAACTCAAACAAAGCCCCCATCATTGTTGTGACGGGTAAAATTAGCGGTTCTTTTCCTAAAGCTAACCGCGCTGCATTTGTTCCCGCTAACCAACCTCCAGCAGATGCAGCAGTATAACCTTCTGTTCCTATTAATTGTCCTGCTGCTAATAAAGTTGGACGTTCTTTAAATTGCAAACTTGCAGACATTAACTGCGGTGCATTTAAAAAAGTATTGCGGTGCATGACTCCTAATCTGACAAATTCGGCTTTTTCCAAACCAGGAATCATTTGAAATACTCGTTTTTGTTCACCCCACCGCAAATTAGTTTGAAAACCTACCATATTCCAAAGTTGACCTGCTTTATCTTCTTGTCGCAATTGAATTACTGCATAGTTACGTTCACCCGTGCGCGGATCTGATAAACCCACTGGTTTCAGGGGACCATATCGCATGGTATCTTCTCCCCGTCGTGCCATTTCTTCAATTGGTAAACAAGCTTCAAAAAATTTTGCTGTTTCTTTTTCAAAGTCCTTTAATTCTGTTTGTTCAGCTTTACGTAATTCTTCCCAAAAATGTAAATACTGTTCTTTATTCATCGGACAATTCAGATAAGCTGCTTCACCTTTGTCATAACGGGAAGCCATAAAAGCAATATCTTTATTAATAGAATCTCCTAAAATAATAGGACTGGCAGCATCAAAAAAGTTAAGATATTCCATCCCGGTAAAACGCTGTAAATCTGCCGATAAATCGGGACTTGTTAAAGGTCCACTGGCTAAAACAACGATACCTTCAGGAATTTCTTTAACTTCTCCCCTGCGGAAATCAATTAAAGGATGATTTGCTAATGTTTGGGTTAAATCTTCCCCAAATTGTCCCCTATCAACTGCTAAAGCGCCACCAGCGGGAACTGCGTGTTCATCTGCTTTAGCGATGATAATAGAACCGAGTTGGCGTAATTCTTCGTGTAATAATCCCGCAGCGCGATCGCTTGCCATAGCCCCGAAGGAGTTACTACAGACCAATTCTGCCAAATTTTCCGTATGATGGGCAGGGCTGAAGCGTTTAGGGCGCATCTCGTGGAGAATTACAGGAACGCCGGCTTGGGCTATTTGCCATGCTGCTTCTGTTCCTGCGAGTCCACCGCCAATTACTTGTATTGGTTGTTGTGTCATAGTGGTTTTTTTAATTACTTGTTTTGGTTAAATATATTTTAAAGTTGTTGAACAAGCGGCTGCATGGGCATTTTTAGCTTACCTCAAAGGGGTAGTTTTGCAATCCGATTAAGCCACTCTTCTGCATTGGATACTGCCCAAATCAGCAATAGTTCCTCAATAATGACTTCAAGCGGTAATTTACGAGAAACTATGATAACGCCCGCACTTTGGTTGTTGGTAATGAACTGTGCAAACTCTGATGGCATTGTTTTACGGTCATGGCTGATAAGGATACGCCCCTGCTGTGCAGCCATTCCCAATACTTCTGAATCTTTTACACCTTCTAAGCCACCAACAAAGGCAGTTTGAAAATCAATGCTGGGTTCTCGTCGCAGAACTCCCGTTACAATAGACTGATTCAAATCAGCATCGGCTTGATAGCGAATATTCACAATCTCACCTGTTGTCTTGCTGTCTTCGCTGCCTTGAGTTTCTCATATAAAATAGGATCACTGGTTTGTAATGGTTGAGGCATAGCATCAAAAGCCGCTTCTTCATCTGCCAAGTAAGTATCAATCTCAGCGCGGTTAGCTAGATAAAACGTGATTCCTCCATAAATCTGTTCTAGGGTTAGTAGCGGAAAAGATTGAACAATGCTTTCAGGTGATAAGCCTTTTCGGAAAGCATAAACAATCGAATCTAGAGAAATCCGAGTTCCTTCCACCCAATATCCATCGTTCCGATACTCTACGTAAGTTTTAGCTGCTATAACTGACATAAATTTACTCGCTTGTCTAGCTATTTATAATCATAATATTATTTGTTTTCTTAAACCTTCGGAAATATATGTAGACACAAGAATTTAAGGATTTGGTAAACTATATCCTCGCCAACGAAGTAAAACAACGGCTTGGGCTTTACGTAACATAAAAAGATCAGCTTCGTGTCGGAGAGATATTAAATTTAATCTTTCTGTTTTTGTCAATGTATCACTAGAATTTTTCTCTAGTAAGTTATTATATTCTTCCATGTCGGCTGCTGTTTTCTGACTATGGAAAATTTGCCAGAGAGTATTATCATCTAACTTATCTAAAGCCGCAAGTTCGGCTTGAAATTCCTCTGGTACATCATCCCATGCTGGTGGACTACCCACTTGTAAAGCATGAAGCATGACTTCTTCTAAAGGGCGTTGAGTAGCATGAGCGGTATTGACTAACCGTTGATAGATAATTTCGGGTATTTGCAGAGTAACAGTTTCAGTAGGCATATTTTTTAGGAGTCCTATAGTTTTTCAAGTTCATACTCTAATCTTAATATTTCACGCTGATAATCTTTTATTGAGTCTTTCATTATGTGGTAGCGATTATGTTCGTTCCATGTTTTTAATCCTTGTTGTGAAAATGGTAGAGTAATATTATGTGCATATGCCATGACATTATAAAATCTTTGAGCAAAATCTTTGCATTCTAAAGCAGGATTACCTATATCTATTGATTGGTGGTATAGTGCTGTTAATTCGATTTCAAAATTTACCATTTTTTTTATAAAATTTTCATAATAAATGTTTTTATTATCGTAGTACAAAACCAATTGAGAAATTTCTTCTACTATCTTTTTGATTTTATCTATAATGGGTATAGTCTTTTCGAGAAATTTTTGTTTTGTTGTTATATCCTTTTTAAACCAATTAGACCAATCTTCATATTTATTTGACCATTCAGAAATAATACCATCTCCAATATCAACTCCTTCAATTAGCATTGGTCTAAAGTGTGAGTCTAATTTTTCATCTATCCATTGACTGTGACAAATCCAGTTTGCTATCTTTACATCCTCAAGTCCGATATAAATAAAAAGATAAATAACTTGTGCTGGACTATTGGTAATGTAGTATTTAGGGCTAGTTAAATCTTTAGTTACTTGTCTTATGACACTAATGATATCAGCTTTAGAACGCTGACCGTAGACTAATATATTAGCTGTATATCGTTTTGCTTTAGCATGACTAACATTTTTAACACTTAGAATCTCAAAAATTTCTGAATAAAATATTGATTTACAAATTTCTTTCAAGGTAGTTTCAGAGGTTTTATCAATTTTCTGGTTAAAAGGAATAATCAATTTCCAACCTTTCCCAGTATTTATAACTATATCTGTATTTACTACTTGCCAATAGGCAATATGATTTGTACTATCGTAAAGTACGACAATAATAGGTAGTGGATAGTTTTGCCAGTATTCTAAATGTTGAATATCACCCCTAAAAACAATACCTTGTTCATTTGTTTCTTTAAACCAGCTATCACCGGACTTAATTTGTAAAGCTATGAATTCAGCCGTACTTTTATTATTCTCCACGACTTCGATTTGAGCATCAATACCTATATCTCTTAAAGGTTGAGGTCTATATATCCAACCTAATTCTGTAACTTTTAGCCCTACACCATATACACCCATATCACCTTGTTGGTCACGTTCTGATACATTCATATATATTTCCTTTGAAATCAAAATTTATTATACCAATTTACTCTAACAACCACCCAAACAACTCATCAATCTTTAATTGTAAATCACTAGAAAAAAACGGTACAGATATTAGTATCTAGCAAATAAATCATTATTCAATATCCCAGATTCTTTGATCACAATCAACTAGATTTTCTCTAGCTAAAATTTTACCTTCCCATTTTCCCGCAGTTTTATCAAAAAAATCAGCAGCATATCTTAATTCTTCCGGTGTCGGTATTTTTTCTTCAAAAACATCACTAATAATAATTACTAATTCTTGATTAGCTAAATGTTGAGGAAGTTGTAAAAATAATTTACCTTCTGCATCAACTTTTGATTTGATTTTTAATTTCATAAAATCATCTCCTAAATATCCCTAATCATTATACTCTTATTCTAACTAATAATCAATTTTACTCTAACAACCAAACAACTCTCCAACCGTTAATTGTAAATCACTAGCAGGTTTGGTTTAATAAAGGTCAGACAAAAGCCTGACCTAATTATTTAATTTCTAAGCACAAAGAGCTAAAATTTTCTCAACAACTTGCAGGTTAACATCTTTATTTTCCCCCAAAGCTGTCATCCCATGCTTTTCTAAATTCTTGATCACTGCGGGAATAGTTTCTAAACCCACACCATAGTCAGATAAACGAGTGCGAACACCAACTGATTCAAAGAAATCACGAGTTTTACTAATTGCTGCATCTACTCGTTCTTCATCCGAACCACCGACAATTTCCCAAACTCTATCTGCATATTGTAAAAGTTTTTGCCATTTGCGATCGCGTCTAATTGTCAAAGTGCTAGGTAACACAACCGCCAAAGTTTGAGCATGATCCATACCATGCAACGCTGTCAACTCATGACCAATCATGTGAGTTGTCCAATCTTGGGGAACACCAACAGCAATTAACCCATTTAATGCCATTGTTGCAGCCCAAACTAAATTCGCCCGTGCATCATAATCTGTAGGATTTGCTAAGGTTTTTGGCCCCTCTTCAATCAGCGTTTTCAGAATTGACTCAGCCATGCGATCTTGCAATGGTGCATTCACTGAATAGGTTAAATACTGCTCCATCACATGAGTAAAAGCATCCACAATCCCATTACTAATTTGCCTCGTAGGCAGGGAGAAAGTAGTTTCTGGGTCAAGAACAGAAAATTTTGGAAACACTAGGGGATTAGCGAAATATAACTTTTCTTGAGTTTCCGACTTGGTAATCACCGAAGTTGGGTTCATTTCCGAACCAGTTGCTGGTAAAGTCAAGACCACACCAAAAGGAACAGCCGCAGTTATCGGTGCGCCTTTTGCTAAAATATCCCAAGGATCACCCACAAAGGGAACCGCAGCTGCTATAAATTTAGTCCCGTCAACAACGGAACCACCACCGACAGCTAAGAGGAAATCAATCCCTTCTTTGCGGATTAATTCCACCGCTTTCATCAAAGTTTCCAGGTGAGGGTTGGGTTCAATTCCCCCAAACTCAAATACATTCCTTCCAGCTAAAGCCGATTTTACTTGATCATAAACGCCATTGGCTTTAATGCTACCACCGCCGTAGGTGATGAGGATTTTGGCATCTGCGGGGATTTCTGAAGCAATATTGGCAATTTGGCCTTTGCCAAAGAGGATTTTAACAGGATTGTAAAAAACAAAATTTTCCATGATTAGTAACACAAGGTAATTATTTTTAGCCTTGAGTATTGTAATCAGTTTTTTAATTTTTCGCCTGTACCTACCCTACCGAATATTATTTCAAAACACCTGATTGAAGATTTAGGGGATGTGTAGCTGGCAATTTTTATAAATCTAATAATAAATTAGCCAAACGTTGATTAATTATCCAAACCATATCATGAATGAGAGTTTAATCCCTTAATAAAAGGAGATATAGCAGCTACAAAATCAGCCGTTGATTCATAGGGTAAAACATTTCTCCCCTTAATTTTTATTCCCCTTCCTTCGGGTAAACAAGCCAGATAATCAGCCATTCTTTCATCTGGAGTTTCTTTTTTACCTTCTTTACTAATAGCTGATGCTGTCTCTCCCAAAACTACTAAAGTTGGTTGTTGAATAGCTGCAATATCACTACTATAATCCCGTTGCCAAAATCTCGCTAAAAAGGAAAATACAGCATAACGTCCACCCATATTTTTAGCATCTGCTAATAAAGTATTTAACCATTCTTCATCAACAGCATCACCAGAAGCAAACAGTTTTTCAGTTGAGAAAGAAACTAAAAACTTGCGGGTGCGTGCATAGCGAAAAAATGCGTTACCTATAGGTGAATCAAAGATATTCCAAAGCAATTTTTGTTGCCATTTAGGGGCATTTTTAGTAGTTACACTCCAAGCTGTTGGCCCAGAAAATACCAATCCAGTAATTAAATTTGGTGATAATTTGACTAATTCAATTGCTACAGGTGATAAAGCACCTTGCGCTATTAAAATTACAGGTTTTTTGACTACTGTTTGTAAAAAGTATTGTAACTGTTTTGCCCAATCAATTGGTGTATAAGCTTTCCTGGGTGTATCACTTTCACCACATCCCAATAAATCAGGATTGTAAATGACATTTCCATGATTGGTATTATACCATTCACGGCAAAAACGTTGCCAAAATTGCCGTGATAATCCTACACCAATAGGATGAATTAATAGTAAAGGAATATCTTCAGGATGATAATTTACCGATTGATGTACTTCATAAGCACAGCGGTTATTTTCCCAGGTATAAAAATGGGTAGGAGATGTTGTTATGTCCGAGGAATTAGCTAACATTGGCGATCGCATGATGCTAAAATTTCATAGATAGATAGTTGCTAAAAAATGATTTGGGGGTGGATAAATTGGTATCCTGCATCTTTTAGCTTCTGATTCGACACCCACGCATTATATTGGCGGGTACTCTTATTTGTTGCATCCCATATCACATTAGCTAAATTATGTTTTGTGAGGACATTATCAATTAATTTTCGACTGGTAAGATGAGCATCATCAACTAAATTATAAATACCTTGTAAGCGGTGATCACGAGCAAATTCTATCGCCCCAACAATATCATCTAAATGCACCCAATTTGTGATCTCTTCACCTTTCCCCGGACGAGTTGTACCAGCGACTCGTCCAAATATTTTCACCAATTCTCTACCGGGTCCATAAATACCCCCCAAGCGCAAAACACAAACGCGCAGATTTTCATTTTCTGCTGATAGTAAAACGTCTTCAGTTTTGCGGAGAATCTGAGCATTGAGATTAGCAGGTGCTGGTGGTGTTTCTTCATCTACCCATACA
This window encodes:
- a CDS encoding iron-containing alcohol dehydrogenase yields the protein MENFVFYNPVKILFGKGQIANIASEIPADAKILITYGGGSIKANGVYDQVKSALAGRNVFEFGGIEPNPHLETLMKAVELIRKEGIDFLLAVGGGSVVDGTKFIAAAVPFVGDPWDILAKGAPITAAVPFGVVLTLPATGSEMNPTSVITKSETQEKLYFANPLVFPKFSVLDPETTFSLPTRQISNGIVDAFTHVMEQYLTYSVNAPLQDRMAESILKTLIEEGPKTLANPTDYDARANLVWAATMALNGLIAVGVPQDWTTHMIGHELTALHGMDHAQTLAVVLPSTLTIRRDRKWQKLLQYADRVWEIVGGSDEERVDAAISKTRDFFESVGVRTRLSDYGVGLETIPAVIKNLEKHGMTALGENKDVNLQVVEKILALCA
- a CDS encoding alpha/beta fold hydrolase, yielding MRSPMLANSSDITTSPTHFYTWENNRCAYEVHQSVNYHPEDIPLLLIHPIGVGLSRQFWQRFCREWYNTNHGNVIYNPDLLGCGESDTPRKAYTPIDWAKQLQYFLQTVVKKPVILIAQGALSPVAIELVKLSPNLITGLVFSGPTAWSVTTKNAPKWQQKLLWNIFDSPIGNAFFRYARTRKFLVSFSTEKLFASGDAVDEEWLNTLLADAKNMGGRYAVFSFLARFWQRDYSSDIAAIQQPTLVVLGETASAISKEGKKETPDERMADYLACLPEGRGIKIKGRNVLPYESTADFVAAISPFIKGLNSHS
- a CDS encoding DUF4365 domain-containing protein; protein product: MNVSERDQQGDMGVYGVGLKVTELGWIYRPQPLRDIGIDAQIEVVENNKSTAEFIALQIKSGDSWFKETNEQGIVFRGDIQHLEYWQNYPLPIIVVLYDSTNHIAYWQVVNTDIVINTGKGWKLIIPFNQKIDKTSETTLKEICKSIFYSEIFEILSVKNVSHAKAKRYTANILVYGQRSKADIISVIRQVTKDLTSPKYYITNSPAQVIYLFIYIGLEDVKIANWICHSQWIDEKLDSHFRPMLIEGVDIGDGIISEWSNKYEDWSNWFKKDITTKQKFLEKTIPIIDKIKKIVEEISQLVLYYDNKNIYYENFIKKMVNFEIELTALYHQSIDIGNPALECKDFAQRFYNVMAYAHNITLPFSQQGLKTWNEHNRYHIMKDSIKDYQREILRLEYELEKL
- the trmFO gene encoding FADH(2)-oxidizing methylenetetrahydrofolate--tRNA-(uracil(54)-C(5))-methyltransferase TrmFO, with protein sequence MTQQPIQVIGGGLAGTEAAWQIAQAGVPVILHEMRPKRFSPAHHTENLAELVCSNSFGAMASDRAAGLLHEELRQLGSIIIAKADEHAVPAGGALAVDRGQFGEDLTQTLANHPLIDFRRGEVKEIPEGIVVLASGPLTSPDLSADLQRFTGMEYLNFFDAASPIILGDSINKDIAFMASRYDKGEAAYLNCPMNKEQYLHFWEELRKAEQTELKDFEKETAKFFEACLPIEEMARRGEDTMRYGPLKPVGLSDPRTGERNYAVIQLRQEDKAGQLWNMVGFQTNLRWGEQKRVFQMIPGLEKAEFVRLGVMHRNTFLNAPQLMSASLQFKERPTLLAAGQLIGTEGYTAASAGGWLAGTNAARLALGKEPLILPVTTMMGALFEFIRSAAPKHFQPMAPNFGIVPDLGVRIKSKPEKYGRYRDRSLADLASWKAANLG
- a CDS encoding SDR family oxidoreductase, coding for MNIAIIGCGYVGYSVSQYWQQNKNFMLTATTTSPERVPGLKAVAQKVIVTKGNDYESLKSVLQNQDIVLLSVGAKNGNTYEETYLETAKTLVSILKHSPNIHQLIYTGSHSVYGDRNGVWVDEETPPAPANLNAQILRKTEDVLLSAENENLRVCVLRLGGIYGPGRELVKIFGRVAGTTRPGKGEEITNWVHLDDIVGAIEFARDHRLQGIYNLVDDAHLTSRKLIDNVLTKHNLANVIWDATNKSTRQYNAWVSNQKLKDAGYQFIHPQIIF
- a CDS encoding DUF5615 family PIN-like protein, translated to MNIRYQADADLNQSIVTGVLRREPSIDFQTAFVGGLEGVKDSEVLGMAAQQGRILISHDRKTMPSEFAQFITNNQSAGVIIVSRKLPLEVIIEELLLIWAVSNAEEWLNRIAKLPL
- a CDS encoding DUF433 domain-containing protein; the protein is MSVIAAKTYVEYRNDGYWVEGTRISLDSIVYAFRKGLSPESIVQSFPLLTLEQIYGGITFYLANRAEIDTYLADEEAAFDAMPQPLQTSDPILYEKLKAAKTARQQVRL